One part of the Musa acuminata AAA Group cultivar baxijiao chromosome BXJ1-5, Cavendish_Baxijiao_AAA, whole genome shotgun sequence genome encodes these proteins:
- the LOC103974100 gene encoding probable trehalose-phosphate phosphatase 6: MTKQNVVPVEAVAAIAVAAVAGSSPLFPYPPPRAYGRRKYLSQLEVGSGRIGAWVESMKASSPTHAKATAALPSGDAAVDEHSAWVVRHPSALNKFEQIMSASKGKQIVMFMDYDGTLSPIVDDPDSAFMSDAMREAVRDVARYFPTAIVSGRCLDKVINFVRLADLYYAGSHGMDIKGPTKPRHDKARAKPVLFQPASEFLPMIDAVHKALLERTKSTPGARVENNKFCVSVHFRCVDEKSWSSLFEQVRCVLKEYPKLRLTQGRKVLEIRPTIKWDKGKALEFLLESLGFANCTNVMPVYIGDDRTDEDAFKVLRDRGQGFGILVSKFPKETNATYSLQEPSEVKDFLVRLVEWKRLSMKACSKVQVA; the protein is encoded by the exons ATGACGAAGCAGAATGTTGTGCCGGTGGAGGCCGTGGCCGCCATCGCGGTGGCGGCGGTGGCCGGCTCGTCTCCCCTGTTTCCCTACCCGCCCCCCCGGGCCTACGGCCGGAGGAAGTACCTCTCCCAGCTCGAGGTCGGTAGCGGCAGGATCGGCGCGTGGGTGGAGTCCATGAAGGCCTCTTCTCCCACCCACGCGAAAGCGACCGCCGCCCTGCCTTCCGGCGACGCCGCCGTCGACGAGCATTCCGCGTGGGTT GTGCGGCATCCCTCGGCGTTGAACAAGTTCGAGCAGATCATGAGCGCCTCCAAAGGGAAGCAGATCGTGATGTTCATGGATTACGATGGCACACTATCGCCCATCGTCGACGACCCCGATTCCGCTTTCATGTCCGACGCG ATGAGAGAGGCGGTCAGGGACGTGGCGAGGTACTTCCCCACCGCGATCGTCAGCGGGCGATGCCTGGACAAG GTCATTAACTTCGTGCGACTGGCCGACCTATACTACGCTGGTAGCCACGGCATGGACATCAAAGGCCCCACGAAGCCCCGACACGACAAGGCCAGA GCCAAACCCGTTCTCTTTCAACCGGCAAGCGAGTTCCTCCCCATGATAGACGCG GTTCACAAGGCATTGTTGGAGAGGACCAAATCCACACCTGGTGCCCGGGTGGAGAACAACAAGTTCTGTGTATCCGTCCACTTCAGATGTGTGGATGAAAAG AGTTGGAGTTCGTTGTTCGAGCAGGTGAGGTGTGTGTTGAAGGAGTACCCCAAACTGCGGCTCACTCAGGGAAGAAAG GTGTTAGAGATTCGTCCCACAATCAAGTGGGATAAGGGGAAGGCATTGGAGTTCCTGTTGGAGTCGCTTG GATTTGCCAACTGCACAAACGTAATGCCGGTCTATATCGGAGATGATCGCACCGATGAAGATGCGTTCAAG GTATTGCGAGACAGAGGACAAGGCTTTGGCATCCTTGTCTCGAAGTTTCCGAAGGAGACAAATGCCACTTATTCCCTGCAAGAGCCATCCGAG GTTAAGGACTTCTTAGTGCGGCTAGTGGAGTGGAAGCGCCTGTCGATGAAGGCTTGTTCCAAGGTGCAAGTAGCATAG